A region of the Conyzicola lurida genome:
GAACTGGTGCGGTCGATCGAGACCGACATCGGTCCGATCGACGTGTGGGTCAACAACGCCGGGGTGATGCCGACCGGACCGTTCACCCGGCAGACCAGCTCGACCGTCGACGCGATCGTCGACGTCGACTTCCGCGCCGTCGTCGACCTGACGGCGGTCGTACTGCCGCGCATGATGAAGCGTCGCCGCGGCCACATCGTCAACATCGCGAGCGCTACCGGCATCAAGCCGCTCGCCGGTCTCGCCGTGTACTCCGGGTCGAAGGCCGCGGTCATCGGCTACAGCGACGCGCTGCGGCGCGAACTGCGCGGCACCGGCGTGCACGTCTCGGTGATCATGCCCAACCTCGCGAACACCGCGATGGGCGCGGGCATCACAGCCCCTCCCGGCTTCGGCGCGGTCTCGGCCGAGCTCGTGAGCCGCGCCGCGATGCGCGCGATCAAACGCCGCTCGTTCGCCAGCTACGTTCCCGGCTATCTGGGACCGGTGCTGAGGATGTCGCGGCTGCTGCCGACCGGAGTGCAGGACTGGCTCGACGACCGGGTGGGCACCGACCGCATCGGTCTCGGCGGCGACCCGGAGGCGCGGGCGGAGTACGAGCGGAAGCTGGGGATCGAGCCGCCAGCGGGTTGAGCATGTCGACACCCGGACGCACGAAGTATTTCGACAGGCTCAATCGGCGGGGAGGGCGACCAGGGACGCGCTCTTCTCCCACAGGCGCGCGGCGAGAGCCGCGTCATCCGCCTGCTTGTTCGCCCTGTCGAGCTTGCGACGTGTGTAGTAGCCGCCGCTCTTCCACGAGGTGCCGGGGGTGGCGAGCCAGACGAGGGTGTCCGCGCCCTTCGCGGGCGAGATAAGGAAGCGAGACAGCACGAGTCCGTAGACGTGGCGGAGCAGACTCGTGGTGTTCGAGGCGAAGCTCGTGGCGACGAGTCCCGGGTGGAACGCGGCCGTCGTGATGCCGTGGCCCCTGTACCGGCGGTCCAGCTCGCGGGTAAACAGGATGTTCGCGAGCTTGCCGTCGCCGTACGCCTTGTTGGGCGAGTAGCGCTTCTCGTTGCCGAGGTCGTCGATGTCGAGGTTGCCGAAGAGCGTGTTGGCGACGCTCGCCGTGTTGATGACGGTCGCGCGGCTCTCGATGAGGCGGTCGAGCAGCAGCGTGGTCAGCAGGAACGGCGCGAGGTGGTTCACCTGCAGCGTCTTCTCGTGCCCGTCGACGGTGAGCTCGCGCTCGCCCATGATGCCGCCGGCGTTGTTGGCGAGCACGTCGATGCGCGGGTAGCTCTCGAGGAGCGTCGCGGCGAGCGCGCGCACGTCGGCGAGCCGGGAGAAGTCGGCGACGTGGTATTCGGCCCCTAGCTCCGCCGCGACCGCCGCGGTCTTCTCCGCCGAGCGTCCGACGACCACGACCGAGTCGCCCGCCGATGTCAGTGCTCTGGCCGCCGCGGCGCCGATGCCGTCGCTCGCGCCCGTGATGATGATGGTCCTGCCTGCCACGTGTTCCCCCTCGGTGTTTGCTGGGGATTCGGAGCAGGTGGCGATTTCGACAGGCTCAATCCGCGCTAGCGGGTTGAGCCTGTCGAAACCGGGAACGCGCTACTTCGCGAGGAAGCCCAGCAGCACCTCGTTGACCTCGTCGGCGTGGGTCCAGAGGAAGCCGTGCGGGGCGCCCTCGATCTCGACGTACTCGCTCTCGGGGAACGGGGCGTGGAACGGGCGTCCGCTCGAGTCGATCGGCAGGATGCGGTCTTCGGTGCCCTGCACGATGATGCTCGTCACGCCCGAGGCACGGACCTTCGCGACATCCGCCCGGAAATCTTCGATCCAGGTCGGCACGACGGCGTAGGCGGCGAGGGGTGCGCTGTTGGTGGCGGTGTTCCAGCTGGCGGTCACGGCCTCCTGGCTGATGCGGCTGCCGAGGTTCTCGTCGAGGTTGTAGAAGTTCTCGTAGAAGCCGGTGAACCAGGCGAAGCGGTCGCCCTTGGCGGAGGCGGCGATGCCGTCGAAGACGTCCTGCGGAACGCCGGTGGGGTTGTCGTCTGTGTGCAGCAGGAAGGGCTCGAGCGGCGCGAGGAAGGCGATCTTCGCGATGCGGTCGGTGCCGTAGGTCGCGACGTAGCGGCCCACCTCGCCGGTGCCCATCGAGAAGCCCACGAGCACGACGTCGGTCAGGTCGAGCGTGGTGAGCACGGTGTCGAGGTCGGCCGCGAAAGTGTCGTAGTCGTAGCCGACGGTCGGCTGGCTGGACTTGCCGAAGCCACGGCGGTCGTAGGTGATGACGCGGTAGCCGGCGGCGAGGATCTCGCGCTGCTGGCGCTCCCACGAGGTGCCGTCGAGCGGGTACCCGTGGATGAGAACGACGGGCTGGCCGGTGCCGTGGTCTTCGTAGTGCAGGTCGATGGAGGTCGAGTTCTCGGTGCCGACGGTGATGACTGACATTGTTTTTCCTCTCGAATACGGCTGAGAACGGTCGTTCTCAGGTCGTGGTAGCTATACTAGAGAACGCTGGTTCTCAGCACAAGGGGAGATAAATGATGGATGACGCAACAGCGAGCGACACCGTGGTGAACGCGGCGAGCGCGCTCTTCTACGGCCGCGGAGTGCAGGCGGTCGGCATGGACGAGGTACGGTCGGCGGCCGGCATCTCGCTCAAGCGCATGTACTCGCTCTTCCCCTCGAAAGAGACTCTGCTGATGGCCGTGCTCCGCGAGCGCAACGCGACCTGGACCAGCGGCATCCTCGCGTCGGCCGAGACCGCGACGACGCCGCGCGACAAGCTGCTCGCCATCTACGACTTCCTCGCCGGCTGGTTCAACCAGGACGACTTCCGCGGCTGCGCCTTCATCAACTCGTTCGGCGAGCTCGGCGCCGTCGCTCCGACGGTCGCGGCGGCCGCGCGCGAGCACAAGGAGTCGTTCCAGGCCTACGTCGCCGACCTCGTCGAGCAGGCCGGCGGACCCGCGTCGCTCGCACCCCAGCTCGCGATCCTCGCCGAGGGAGCCCAGACGACCGCCGCGATTTCGGGAACGCCGGATGCCGCGGCCCACGCACGCGCGGCGGCGGCGGTGTTGATCGCGGCGGCGTTGCCCGAGTAAGCGGGATTTCGACAGGCTCGATCCGCCTCAGCGGGTCGAGCCTGTCGAAACCTGTTTCAATAAGGGGTGAGCATCCCTACCGAACCGCAGACAACGGTTCGCCGTAGCCACTTCGTCGATCTGACCCCCTTCCGTCGCAGCCCCGCGTTCTTCCGACTCTGGCTCGGCACGGGCATCGCCGGCGTCGGCAGCCAGATGACCGTCGTCGCGGTCGGCCTGCACATCTTCCAGCTCACCGGCTCGACCGGCGCCGTCGCGCTCGTCGGCGTGATCGGCCTGCTGCCGATGATCATCGCCGGCCTCTACGGCGGCGTGCTCGCCGACACCTTCGACCGGCGCATCGTCGCGATCGTCGCCGAGACCGTCGCGTGGATCTCGGTGCTCGGCCTCGCGGGTCTCGCCTGGTTCCATATCGAGGTGCTCTGGTTGTACTACGCGCTGACAACCCTCACCGCCGTGTCGACCACCATCGTGGGCGCGACCCGGGCGGCGATCGTGCCGCGTCTGGTGGAGAAGCCGCTGCTCCCCGCGGCATCCGCCCTGGGTGGAATCAGCATGGGAGTCGCCATCACGCTCGGCCCCGCGATCGCGGGCGTGCTCGTCGCCACGGTCGGCATCCAGTGGACGTACACGATCGACGCCGTGCTGTTCCTCGCCGCGTTCACCGGCATCCTCACGCTTCCCCCGATCAAGCCCGAGGGCGGCTCGGCCGTGCGCGGCATCCCGGCGCTCGTCGAGGGCATCGGGTTCCTGCGGCGTGCTCCCAACATCCGCCTCGGCTTCCTCATCGACCTCTTCGCCATGACGTTCGGCATGGCCCGCGTGCTCTACCCCGCGGTCGGCGCACTCGTCATCGGCGGCGGCGCGGTCACGGTCGGCATCCTCTTCGCGGCCGGAGCGGTCGGCACGCTGCTCAGCTCCCTGTTCTCCGGACGGCTCGGGCACGTGCGCTGGCAGGGCCGCGCCATCCGCAATGCCGTCATCGCCTACGGGGCCTCGATGCTGCTCTTCGGCCTCGTGCTGCTGCCGCTCGGCACCCAGCCCAGCGGGTCGATCACCGACTCGCTCTCCACCGCGAACCTGCCCGCGCTGCTGATCGCGTCGATCGCCCTCGCCGGGGCGGGAGCGGCCGACAACATCAGCGCCGTGTTCCGCAACACGATGCTGCAATCGGCGGTGCCCGACGCGATGCGCGGCCGCACGCAGGGCATCTACATCGTGGTCGTCACGGGCGGGCCTCGCCTCGGCGACGCCTACATCGGCCTCGTCGCCGCGACCATGCTGTTCTGGCTGCCGTCGCTGCTCGGCGGCGTCATCATCATCGCCGCCGTCGCGATCCTCGTGCGCATCAACGCGTCGTTCCGCGATTACGACGCCCTCGACCCGAAGCCCTAACGTTGAGGTCATGACTACCTTCGACCTCGTCGTGCGCGGCGCCTTCGTTCTCATCGGCGGCAACTGGCGGGCGGCCGAGATCGGCGTGACCGACGGCGTCGTCGCGGCGATCAGCGGTACCCCGCTCGACGGGCGCGAGGTCGTCACCCTGGCCGACGACGAGGTGCTCGTGCCCGGTTTCGTCGACACCCACGTGCACGTGAACGAGCCCGGCCGCACCGAGTGGGAGGGCTTCGCCAGCGCGACCCGCGCCGCCGCGGTCGGCGGGGTCACCACGATCATCGACATGCCGCTCAACAGCATCCCGGCGACGACCACCGTCGACGCGCTCGAGACCAAGCGCGCGGTGGCCGGGTCGAAGGCGATCGTCGACGTGGGATTCTGGGGCGGCGCCGTGCCGGAGAACCTCGGCACCCTCCGCGAACTGCACGAGGCGGGCGTGTTCGGTTTCAAGGCGTTCCTCGCGCCCAGCGGCGTCGACGAGTTCGGCCACCTCGACGCCGACCAGCTCGAGACCGCGCTCGACGAGCTCGCCGAGTTCGACGGCTTGCTCATCGTGCACGCCGAAGACCCCGGAGTGCTCGACGCCCACGCCAACGAGGGCGGCACCGGCTACCACCGCTTCGTCGAGTCGCGTCCCGACGAGGCCGAGACGACGGCCATCGACCGCGTCATCGCCGGCGTGCGCCGCACCGGCGGCCGCGCGCACATCCTGCACCTGTCGTCGGCCGCCGCGCTGCCCGCCCTGCGCGCCGCCCGCGCCGAGGGCCTGCGCATCACCGTCGAGACCTGCCCGCACTACCTCACCATCAGCGAGGAGCAGATCGCCGACGGCGCCACCCAGTTCAAGTGCTGCCCGCCGATCCGCGACGACGCCAACCGCGACGCCCTCTGGCAGGCGCTCGTCGACGGCGACATCGACATCGTGGTCACCGACCACTCCCCCTCCACCGCCGAACTGAAGTTCGCGCACGGCGGGGATTTCGGCAAGGCCTGGGGCGGCATCGCCGGCCTGCAGACCGGCGTGGCCGCCGTCTGGGCGGAGGCTGCCCGCCGCGGCATCCCGCTCGAAAGCGTCGTGAACTGGATGTCGACGGCTACCGCCCGTTTCGCCGGCCTAGCCGGCAAGGGGGTCATCAGCGTCGGGGCGACGGCGGACCTCGTGGTGTTCGCCCCCGACGAGACGTTCACCGTGCACGCGGGAGAGCTGCAGCACAAGAACGCCGTGAGCGCCTTCGACGGCCGCGAACTGCGCGGCGTCGCGCGGCGCACCTGGCTCGGCGGACGCGAGCTCACGATCGCCGCCGACGCCCCCACCGGCACGCTGCTCTCGCGGTAGCCCGCCCGGGTGTGCGCCGCTGTTCGGCGCACACGACGCGCGTTTTCCCGTAACACCGCGGTCACATGGCGGTGCAAGAATCGCGGCATGGCAATAATCCTGGGCGACAACCAGTACGGCAAGGCCGAGAACCGCGTCGTGCGTATCTACCGCGACTCCGCTCGGCACGAGATCCGCGACCTGAACGTGAGCACCGCGCTGCGCGGCCCGTTCCAGCCGGCGTACCTCGAGGGCAACCAGACCAACGTGCTGCCCACCGACACCCAGAAGAACACGGCGTTCGCCTTCGCGAAGTCGAAGGGTGTCGAGGCGATCGAGGCGTTCGGCCTCGAGCTCGCCCGCCACTTCGTGCACGACGTCGACCCCGTCGAGGGCGCGCGCATCGAGATCGAGGAGTACGCGTGGGAGCGCGCGGTCGTCGACGGCGTCGAACACGACCACACCTGGCTGCGCAAGGGACAGGAGATCCGCACCGCGGCGATCACCGTCGACGCGAGCGGCGAGTACGTCGTCGGCGGCCTCAAAGACCTCGTACTGCTCAAGTCGACCGGCAGCGAGTTCGCCGGCTTCCTCACCGACGAGTACACGACCCTGCAGGAGACCCACGACCGCGTGATGGCGACGTCGCTCGTCGCGCAGTGGCGCTTCACGTCGACAGACGTCGACTGGGACGACGTCTACGCCGGCATCAAGCGCATCATGGTCAAGGAGTTCGCGACCCTGCAGTCGCTCGCCCTGCAGCAGACGCTCTGGCACATGGGCCGCGCGGTGCTCGAGGCCTACCCGTTCATCGCCGAGGTCAAGCTCAAGGCGCCGAACAAGCACCACTTCGTCGTCGACCTCTCGCCCTTCGAACTGGAGAACCCGGGCGAGGTCTTCATCGCCGCCGACCGGCCCTACGGCCTGATCGAGGCGACCGTGCTGCGCGACGACGCTCCCCCGGCCGGAGACGCCTGGCGCATTTCGGCGGGGCTGGCATGAGCGAGACTGTCGGAATGAACGACATCGATACCCCGGATGCCGCGGCTCACGCCGCTCCGGGCCAGGCCGCTCTCGACGCCAAGTGGCTCGCGCGCGCCATCGACCTCGCGACGCTCAACGTGTCGCAGGGCGGCGGCCCGTTCGGAGCGGTCATCGTGCGGGACGGCGAGCTCATCGCCGAGGGGCAGAACCGCGTGACGGCCAACCTCGACCCGACGGCCCACGCCGAGGTCACCGCGATCCGCGCCGCCTGCCAGGCGGTCGGAGACTTCTCGCTCGCCGGCATGACGCTCTACACGTCGTGCGAACCGTGCCCGCTCTGCCTCTCGGCATCGCTCTGGGCGCGGCTCGCCCGTGTGGTGTTCGCGGCCGACCGCGACGACGCTGCCCGCGGCGGGTTCGACGACCGCGAGTTCTACGAACTGTTCGCCCGCGACCGCGCGACCTGGGGCATGGCCGTGGAGGCCGTGCGTCCCGAGAACGCGCCCGAACCGTTCGACGCCTGGCTGGCGCTCGAGGCGCGCACCGACTACTAGGCACCGGGCGGGGTGAGCCTGTCGAAACCCAGTGAGGATTTCGACAGGCACAATCCGCTTCTTGCTACAGGGCCGCCGCCACCTCGGCGTGCAGGTCGAGCAGCGGCACCGTGCGCTCCACCGGACCCCGGGCGAAGCCGCACTCGGTCGAGACGCCGAACGCCGGCACGAACGGGGCCGCCGCGGCGGCGCGACGCAGGGCGCCGTCCACACCGTCTTCGTGGTGCACGAGCCCGAGGAACAGTTCTGTGTCGCCCCACTCGACGGTCTCGAGCGGCGCGAAGTACGCGGCGTCGTCGCGCTCGATCGGCACGGGCAGATGGATCCAGGAGATGGCACGCGGGGAGCCCGCGAGCAGTCCCGCTGCGACTTCGGCCAGGGTCGCGGCATCCGTCGGCTGGTGGAAATGGGACTCTTCGACGTCGCCGTAACAGAGGTGGTAGCCGAGCTCGACGTCGGCGGGCACGGCGGCGGCCTGCCGCAGCCCACGCTCGAGGACCCCGGCGAGGATCTGCTCGTGGGTGTCGCCGAACCACGCGGTCATCGGGTGGCCGAAGATCGTGGCCCGGTCGAGGAGACCGAATTCGAGGGCGGTGTCCCACTGGATGGCGAGGTCGTCGTGCGGGATGGCGGCGAGGATCGCGTCGACCTCGCGGAGGATCGCGCGCTCGTACACGGGCTCGATTGCCGCCCGCACGGAGAGCTCGAAGAAGCTGCCGACGACCCCGGCGGGAGTGGGCAGCGACACCTGGAACCGCACCCCGGCCGGGATGACGCCCTCGGAGCGCAGACGCACGAAGGTCGCGTACGACTCGATCGCGGCATCCGCGTAACCGAGGGCCGGGAACACGATCGACTCCGCGTCGACGCCGTCGGCGAGGGTGATCGGACGGGTGTCGAACTCGTCGCGGATGTAGAAACCGGGTTCGCCGATGCGCACGAGACCGGGCACGGATTCGAACAGGAGGTTCTGGAACTGGATCCAGTAGTAGCGCTTGCCGACTTCGCCGTCGGGGATGCGCGCTGCGGTGCCGGCGAGGTGCTCGCTGGCGAGGCGGAAGGTGGACTCGGCATCCGGCTGGGAGACGCTGCCGACGAGGAGTGTTGAGGTGGTCACGGGTCAATTGTTGCCGAGCGTTACCCGCGGCGGCGGTCGGTTGACGCGGGACGTAACGCGCTACTCCTCGTCGTCGCCCGGCTTCGGCTTGTCGTCCTCGTTCTTCTCTGCCTCACGGGCGGCCTTCTCGGCTTCCCGCTCTGCTTCCTTCTGCGCCTTCTCGTCGGCCGCCTGCTGCTCGGCCGCGGCCTGTTCGGCGGCGATCCGGTCGGCCTCGGCCTTTTCGGCCGCCGCCTGCTGCTCGGCTGCTACCCGCTCGGCTTCGGCCGCGGCGGCGGCAGCTGCCGCCGCTTCGGCGGCGGCGATCTGTTGTGCCAGATCGGCGCGCACCGCGTCGATCGCCGTCTGGATGGTCTGCGACCGCTCGGCGGTCACGTCGCCGCTGTCGACCGCGGCGTCGAGTTCGCCCTGCAGGGCGTCAAGTTCGGCGGTGGCGCCGGTCGGGTCGCCCGTCGAGGCCAGGGTCGCGACCTGCTGCACCGACTGCTGCAGAGTCTGCGCGGCGGAGTCGCTGAGGTCGGGCTGGGGCGCGCAACCGAGCAGCGTCGAAGCGCTGAGCAGCACGACGAGTGCGGTCGGGATCAGTCGGCGGTTCACGGTGTCACGCTCTCCATCAGGTCGTCGAGGTGGGTGCCGAGCTCGCCCTCGTTCGCGGGCAGGGGCTCGGGTTCGTTGATCTCGCTGCTCGCGCTGTCGCCCTGCAGCGCGGTCACGACGGCGAAGGTTCCCCCGCCGACGACGAGGAGCGCGGCAATCACGGCGGCGGCGATGCGGCCGCGGTGCGGGCGGCGTTCGACCGGCGCTGCGGGGCTGGGCGCAGAAGCAGCCGCGGACCGGAAGGCGGGCTGCGCTGCCGGCTCGGCGGCGGGCAGCACGGTCGTCGCGGCATCCGACTGTTCGGCGGGCAGGACGGTCGTCGCGGCATCCACGCGTTCGGCGGGCAGCACGGTCGTCGCGGCACCCGTGTCCGCCGGCTGCTCCGCGTCGGCCGGCTGCTCCGCGGTTGCCGCGGCGGTGTGTCCGACGGGCAGGACCGCGGTCGGGGGATCCATCGCTTCGGTGGCGCCGGAGTCGTCGGCCGGAAGCACGGCGGCCGGCGCGGCATATACCTCGCGTTCGAGCCGGCGCGCGAGCTCGACCACCTCGAGGGCGGTCGGACGATCGGCGGGGTCTCTCGCGGTCATCCGGGTCAGCAGCGCGACCCAGCCCGGGCGGAGGGTGGACGGGACGACGGGGTCGCTGACGAGCCGCGCCGACAGCGATTCGACCATCGTGCCCTCGAACGCGCGCACGCCGGTCAGCGCCTCGAGCGTGACGAGACCGAGCGAGTAGACGTCGGCGGGCGAGTCGGGTGCCTCGCCGCTCGCCTGCTCGGGGCTCAGGTACGCCGCCGTGCCGATGATCGTGCCCGGCATGGTGAGGCGCGTGCTGTCGATCAGGTAGGCGATGCCGAAGTCGCTGAGCTTCGCGCGGAACTCGATCGCGGGCAGAGCCGACGGGTTGAGCAGGATGTTCGCCGGCTTCACGTCGCGGTGCACGACGCCGTTGCCGTGCACGACGTGCAGCGCCTCCGCGAGGTCGACGAGCAGCTGCGCGACGTCGAGCTCGGCGATCGGCCCGCGGGCGATGCGCTCGGCGAGGGTCGGGCCCTCGACGAGTTCCATCACCAGGAACGAGCGGTCGGCTTGGTCGACGCTCGCGTCGAAGAGGGTCACGAGCGCGTGGTGGTTGAGCGAGGCGAGCAGGCGGATCTCGGATGACTCGCGTCCGAGCCCCGCCGTCGCCTCGGTGTCGATCTCGAATACCTTGACGGCGACGCTGCGGCCGAGCGGCACGTCGGTCGCCCGGTAGACGGAGGCCATGCCGCCGCGGCCGAGCAGCGACTCGACGGTGTAGCGGCCGCCGATGACCGTGCCGGCCTCGATAGGGGTGCGCGGGGATTCCATGTCAGTCCTCCAGCGCGACGCCGCGCAGGTCGGGCAGCGTCAGCGCGGCGATCGCGGCGACGGCGAAGACGGCGGCGAAGACGCCGAAGGGCAGGGCCACTCCCCCGGCGGCGAGCAGCAGCGGTACGCAGAGCGGGGCGATGATCGAGGCGAGACGGCCGAAGCCGGCGGCCCAGCCGGCGCCGGTCCCGCGCACGCGGGTCGGGTACAGCTCGGGCGTCACGGCGTAGAGCGCGCCCCACGCGCCGAGGTTGAAGAACGACAACAGCGCGCCGAAGACCAGGATCGTGGCGACGTCGTCGGCGGTACCGAAGAACCCGGCAGAGACCGCGGAACCCGCGAGGAAGACGGCGAGCGTGACGCGGCGACCCCACTTCTCCACGAGCCAAGCCGACACCGCGTATCCCGGCAGCTGCGCGAGCGTGATGATGAGCGTGTACTCGAACGAGCGCACGAGCGAGAAGCCCTGCGCCACGAGCAGTGTCGGCAGCCAGATGAACGCGCCGTAGTAGGCGAAGTTGACGCAGAACCAGACCAGCCAGAGCGAGATCGTGCGCCGGCGCAGGCGCGCACCGAACAGCGTCGCGATGGGGCGGTCGGAGGAGACCGCCGGTTCGGGCGCATCGGTCGTCGCCGGCGGGGCGGTGACGCCCGCGGCATCCTCGAAGTCTCTGACGATCTTTTCGGCCTCGGTGTGCCGGCCCTTCGCCTCGAGGAACCGCACCGACTCGGGCAGCCGCAGCCGCACGACGATCGCCCAGACCGCGGGCACGGCGCCGAGGGCGAGCGCCCAACGCCAGCCGTTGTCGCTCGTGGGGATGACGAAGTAGCCGATGAGCGCGGCGGCGGTCCAGCCGACGGCCCAGAAGGACTCGAGGATCACGATGATGCGGCCGCGGATGCGCGCCGGGGCGAACTCGCTCATCAGGGTCGACGCGACCGGCAGTTCGGCGCCGAGGCCGAGACCGACGAGGAAGCGCAGCGCGATCAGCATGCCGACCGAGAGCGAGAACGCGGAGAGGCCGGTGAACACGCCGTAGATCAGCAGGGTCAGCGCGAAGACCTGACGGCGGCCGAGCTTGTCGGCGAGCAGACCGCCGAGGCTCGCGCCGATCGCCATGCCGAGGAATCCGGCGGACGCGACGAAGCCGAGCGAGCCCGCATCGGCCTTCCAGACCACGGCGAGCTGGGCGATGACGAACGAGATGAGGCCGACGTCCATGGCGTCGAGCGCCCAGCCGATGCCGCTGCCGCCGAGCAGGCGCGAGTGCCTGCGCGTCCACGGGAGCTTGTCGAGCCGCTGCGAACGCGTGAGGGGTGTGGTCATGGTCAGCTTCCGCGGTAGGTGGAGAAGGCGAACGGGCTGAGCAGCAGGGGCACGTGGTAGTGCGCCGTCTCGTCCGTCAGCTCGAAGTCGATCGACACCCGGGGGTAGAACGTGGGGGTCTGCGTGCGGGCGAAGTAGACGCCCGTCTCGAACACGATGCCGTACTCGCCGTGCGGCAGGGCGTCGGGGCCGAGGTCGGGCACGCGGCCGTCGGCGTCCGTGATGCCTTCGGCGACGAGCGCGCCCTCGGAGTCGTAGAGCGCGACGGCGATGCCGGCCGCCGGGCGGCCGAGCGCGGCGTCGAGGACGTGGGTGGTGACGTGGCTCATGCTTCGGCTCCGAACAGCTTCTCCAGGCGCAGCAGGGCGATCTCGCGCAGCTGCTCTCCGACGATCTCGAGCTCGGAGGCGTTCGGCAGTTCGAGGCGGCGGGTGAGTTCCTCGAGGATCTCGGCGCGCGTGCGGCCGGCGGCGCGGATGATGAAGACGCGGCCGAACCGTTCCTCGTACGCCTCGTTGCCGGCGGCGATCTGGGCGGCCACGAGGGCGTCCTCGTCGCCGAGCGCGGACTGCTCGTCACGGCTGAACGACTGCGCCTGTCCCTCCCCCACCGGCTTTTCGCCGATGCGTGGGTGGTGCGCGATGGCCTCGTCGATTTCGGCGGGGCTGAGCGGGGTCGCGGCCTCGGCTGCGGCATCCAGCAACCGGGCGACGGATTCGTAGGGGTAGCCGGCGGCGACCTCGTCGATCCAGCGGTTCACGGACAGGCTCGCGGCTAGGCCGTCGCGCAGGGTGGTCTCGGTGACATCCATCATTGTCTGCCTAACATTACCCATGGCTATAACCGGAGTGGTTCTCGCGGCGGGCGCCGGGCGCCGCATGGGCACCCCGAAGGCGCTGCTGTCGACCGCGGCGGGCGAGTCGTGGGTCGGCATCGCCTGCCGGCTTCTGCTCGAGGCCGGGTGCGAACGGGTCGTGGTCGTGCTGGGTGCGTCGGCCGCGTCGGTGGTCGTGCCGACGGATGCCGCGATCCAGTCGGTCGTCAACGAGGACTGGGCGAGCGGGATGGGTTCCTCCCTGCGCGTCGGGCTCGAGGCGGCGTCGGGCGACGCGGCGCTGATCGCGGTCGTGGACA
Encoded here:
- the allB gene encoding allantoinase AllB; translated protein: MTTFDLVVRGAFVLIGGNWRAAEIGVTDGVVAAISGTPLDGREVVTLADDEVLVPGFVDTHVHVNEPGRTEWEGFASATRAAAVGGVTTIIDMPLNSIPATTTVDALETKRAVAGSKAIVDVGFWGGAVPENLGTLRELHEAGVFGFKAFLAPSGVDEFGHLDADQLETALDELAEFDGLLIVHAEDPGVLDAHANEGGTGYHRFVESRPDEAETTAIDRVIAGVRRTGGRAHILHLSSAAALPALRAARAEGLRITVETCPHYLTISEEQIADGATQFKCCPPIRDDANRDALWQALVDGDIDIVVTDHSPSTAELKFAHGGDFGKAWGGIAGLQTGVAAVWAEAARRGIPLESVVNWMSTATARFAGLAGKGVISVGATADLVVFAPDETFTVHAGELQHKNAVSAFDGRELRGVARRTWLGGRELTIAADAPTGTLLSR
- a CDS encoding SDR family NAD(P)-dependent oxidoreductase, yielding MAGRTIIITGASDGIGAAAARALTSAGDSVVVVGRSAEKTAAVAAELGAEYHVADFSRLADVRALAATLLESYPRIDVLANNAGGIMGERELTVDGHEKTLQVNHLAPFLLTTLLLDRLIESRATVINTASVANTLFGNLDIDDLGNEKRYSPNKAYGDGKLANILFTRELDRRYRGHGITTAAFHPGLVATSFASNTTSLLRHVYGLVLSRFLISPAKGADTLVWLATPGTSWKSGGYYTRRKLDRANKQADDAALAARLWEKSASLVALPAD
- the pucL gene encoding factor-independent urate hydroxylase — protein: MAIILGDNQYGKAENRVVRIYRDSARHEIRDLNVSTALRGPFQPAYLEGNQTNVLPTDTQKNTAFAFAKSKGVEAIEAFGLELARHFVHDVDPVEGARIEIEEYAWERAVVDGVEHDHTWLRKGQEIRTAAITVDASGEYVVGGLKDLVLLKSTGSEFAGFLTDEYTTLQETHDRVMATSLVAQWRFTSTDVDWDDVYAGIKRIMVKEFATLQSLALQQTLWHMGRAVLEAYPFIAEVKLKAPNKHHFVVDLSPFELENPGEVFIAADRPYGLIEATVLRDDAPPAGDAWRISAGLA
- a CDS encoding TetR/AcrR family transcriptional regulator encodes the protein MDDATASDTVVNAASALFYGRGVQAVGMDEVRSAAGISLKRMYSLFPSKETLLMAVLRERNATWTSGILASAETATTPRDKLLAIYDFLAGWFNQDDFRGCAFINSFGELGAVAPTVAAAAREHKESFQAYVADLVEQAGGPASLAPQLAILAEGAQTTAAISGTPDAAAHARAAAAVLIAAALPE
- a CDS encoding alpha/beta fold hydrolase, which codes for MSVITVGTENSTSIDLHYEDHGTGQPVVLIHGYPLDGTSWERQQREILAAGYRVITYDRRGFGKSSQPTVGYDYDTFAADLDTVLTTLDLTDVVLVGFSMGTGEVGRYVATYGTDRIAKIAFLAPLEPFLLHTDDNPTGVPQDVFDGIAASAKGDRFAWFTGFYENFYNLDENLGSRISQEAVTASWNTATNSAPLAAYAVVPTWIEDFRADVAKVRASGVTSIIVQGTEDRILPIDSSGRPFHAPFPESEYVEIEGAPHGFLWTHADEVNEVLLGFLAK
- a CDS encoding nucleoside deaminase → MNDIDTPDAAAHAAPGQAALDAKWLARAIDLATLNVSQGGGPFGAVIVRDGELIAEGQNRVTANLDPTAHAEVTAIRAACQAVGDFSLAGMTLYTSCEPCPLCLSASLWARLARVVFAADRDDAARGGFDDREFYELFARDRATWGMAVEAVRPENAPEPFDAWLALEARTDY
- a CDS encoding SDR family NAD(P)-dependent oxidoreductase encodes the protein MKRLAVAVVTGGARGIGRTIAHDLYIRGYRVVIGDLDLAATERTAAEIGSTVSAVRLDVTDGELVRELVRSIETDIGPIDVWVNNAGVMPTGPFTRQTSSTVDAIVDVDFRAVVDLTAVVLPRMMKRRRGHIVNIASATGIKPLAGLAVYSGSKAAVIGYSDALRRELRGTGVHVSVIMPNLANTAMGAGITAPPGFGAVSAELVSRAAMRAIKRRSFASYVPGYLGPVLRMSRLLPTGVQDWLDDRVGTDRIGLGGDPEARAEYERKLGIEPPAG
- a CDS encoding FIMAH domain-containing protein, producing the protein MNRRLIPTALVVLLSASTLLGCAPQPDLSDSAAQTLQQSVQQVATLASTGDPTGATAELDALQGELDAAVDSGDVTAERSQTIQTAIDAVRADLAQQIAAAEAAAAAAAAAEAERVAAEQQAAAEKAEADRIAAEQAAAEQQAADEKAQKEAEREAEKAAREAEKNEDDKPKPGDDEE
- a CDS encoding MFS transporter; this translates as MSIPTEPQTTVRRSHFVDLTPFRRSPAFFRLWLGTGIAGVGSQMTVVAVGLHIFQLTGSTGAVALVGVIGLLPMIIAGLYGGVLADTFDRRIVAIVAETVAWISVLGLAGLAWFHIEVLWLYYALTTLTAVSTTIVGATRAAIVPRLVEKPLLPAASALGGISMGVAITLGPAIAGVLVATVGIQWTYTIDAVLFLAAFTGILTLPPIKPEGGSAVRGIPALVEGIGFLRRAPNIRLGFLIDLFAMTFGMARVLYPAVGALVIGGGAVTVGILFAAGAVGTLLSSLFSGRLGHVRWQGRAIRNAVIAYGASMLLFGLVLLPLGTQPSGSITDSLSTANLPALLIASIALAGAGAADNISAVFRNTMLQSAVPDAMRGRTQGIYIVVVTGGPRLGDAYIGLVAATMLFWLPSLLGGVIIIAAVAILVRINASFRDYDALDPKP